Proteins from one Cryptomeria japonica chromosome 4, Sugi_1.0, whole genome shotgun sequence genomic window:
- the LOC131046114 gene encoding expansin-A1-like: MATAVGAVKGPTGGRRACKGLEASCRQHNWGRQVLQWWGPEDVDGARSESSDGGLQHGGGCGYDDLHSGYGIANGALSSALFNNGATCGACYKIVCDWRQDPQWCLPGTSIIITATNLCPANPALPSDNGGWCNLPLEHFDLSEQAFLQIAKYKSGIVPIQYKRVHCKKNGGIKFTINGFNYFELVLISNVGGRGDLIAVWIKGSGTGWQQMTRNWGANWMSNSYFNGQSLSFQLMSSSGKILTLYNVAPPNWQFGQTFVSSRQFR; this comes from the exons ATGGCGACGGCGGTAGGGGCCGTCAAGGGGCCGACGGGTGGTCGGAGGGCTTGCAAGGGGCTGGAGGCGAGCTGCCGGCAGCACAATTGGGGCCGGCAGGTGCTGCAGTGGTGGGGGCCAGAGGACGTCGACGGGGCCCGCTCTGAGAGCAGTGATGGTGGCCTGCAGCATG GTGGAGGATGTGGCTATGATGATTTACATAGTGGTTATGGTATAGCAAATGGAGCTCTAAGCAGTGCCTTGTTTAACAATGGGGCAACATGTGGAGCCTGTTATAAAATTGTATGTGATTGGAGGCAAGATCCCCAATGGTGCCTTCCAGGAACATCAATTATAATCACTGCCACAAATTTATGCCCTGCTAATCCTGCACTCCCTAGTGACAATGGAGGGTGGTGTAATCTGCCTCTTGAGCATTTCGACCTGTCAGAACAAGCCTTCTTGCAGATTGCCAAATACAAATCTGGAATTGTGCCTATTCAGTACAAGAG AGTCCATTGCAAAAAGAATGGTGGTATCAAATTTACCATCAATGGTTTTAATTATTTCGAGTTAGTACTGATAAGCAATGTGGGTGGACGAGGAGACCTCATTGCAGTGTGGATTAAAGGCTCGGGGACTGGATGGCAGCAAATGACCAGAAACTGGGGAGCGAACTGGATGAGCAATTCATATTTCAATGGACAAAGTCTGTCATTCCAACTTATGAGCAGCAGTGGAAAAATTCTCACCTTGTATAATGTGGCTCCTCCCaattggcaatttggccaaacatttGTTTCTAGTCGCCAGTTCCGTTAA